GAATGAAATCAACAAATTTCCTTACGATACTTTTTGGTGGAAAGGCATCGATGGGACTAAAATCTTATCTCATTTTATTACGACTCCAGATAAGAACAATTACTTTTATACGTACAACGGCATGGTGGAACCTTTCACGATAAAAGGAATATGGGATAACTACAAACAAAAAGATATAAACGATGAATTACTTCTTGTCTTCGGTTGGGGAGATGGGGGAGGAGGCCCAACATATGAAATGTTAGAAAATTATCAAGCAATAAAAGAAATCCCAGGTTTACCCCAAGTGGAGATGGGAAGAGTAGAGGATTATTTTGAAAAATTGGAAGAGAGAATAAGAGATAAAAATGTCCCAGTTTGGGATGATGAGTTGTACTTCGAATTACATCGAGGTACGTATACTTCACAAGCCTTTGTGAAAAGGGAAAACAGAAAATCAGAAATATTGTACCATAACGCAGAGTTATTAAATTCTATGGCTTTGAAATTATTTAAAGATTTCCAATATCCTAAAAATTCTCTGAATGAAGGATGGGAACTATTATTATTAAACCAATTCCACGATATTTTACCAGGTTCCTCAATAAGAGAGGTTTATGAAGATGCTAGAAGGGATTTTGAAAAGATAAAGGGGATAGCTAACAAAGAGATTGAAAGAGCTATTTCTATGATTTCAAAGGAAATAAAAAGCGAAGAAGACAGTTTGGTATTATTCAACACCACCCCCTTTGAAAGGGACGAGATTGTAGAGTTAGAAAACGGTAAAAAAACGTTGGTTAGAGGAATACCCTCTTTTGGCTATAAAAGTATTAAGGTATCCAATTTGGAGCAGAAGCAAATTGATGAAAAAATGATTGTGAAAGAAAATTACATTGAAAACAGATACTATATAATCGAATTCAACGAAAAAGGGCAGATTAAAAGATTATACGATAAAGAAAATAAAAGGGAAGTATTGGAAGAAGGGAAATTGGGAAACGTGCTACAAACCTTCGAAGATAAACCTTACTTTTTTGATGCATGGGACATTTCTCCTTATTTCAATGAAAAGATGAAAGAGGTTACTGATTTAATCGAAGTAAAAGTAGTTGAAGAGAATCCTTTAAAAGGTGTTTTAAAATTCTCCTGGAGGTTTTATGACTCCATTATTGAACAGAAAGTCATCGTATACAACCACACAAGAAGAATCGATTTCGATACCCATGTTGATTGGAAAGAGAAACAAGTTTTATTAAAAACAGCTTTTCCTGTTAATGTAAGGAGTACAAAAGCCACCTACAACATACAATTTGGAAACATAGAAAGAAGTACAACCAACAACACAAGTTGGGATATAGCAAAATTTGAAGTCCCAACACAGAAGTGGGCGGATCTTTCAGAAGCAAACTATGGAGTTTCCATACTAAACGATTGTAAACATGGGTATGATATAAAAGAAAACGTTATGAGACTCACTCTTCTAAGATCCCCAATCGAACCCGATGAAACCGCTGATAGAACAGAACATGTATTCATTTATTCTCTTCTACCACACGCTGGAACATGGAGAGATTCGCAAGTAATACAAGAAGCCTATAAATTGAATTACCCTGTAATAGTTAAAAAGATAGAAAAAAACGAAGAAGGAAGTTTTCCTGATAATTTCTCTTTTATCAAGGTCAACGATTCTGATGTGGTAATCGAAACCGTAAAAAAAGCAGAAGATGATGACTCTGTACTTGTTAGACTTTTCGAAGATAAAGGCAGTCGAAAAAAGGAAGTGGAAATAGATTTTTTTAGAAGTATAAAAAAAGCGGTTGAATGTAATTTAATTGAAGAAGCAGAAAAAGAAACCGCGTTTAAAGATAATAAAATCGTATTCAACATAACCCCTTACGAAATAAAAACCTTTAAAGTGTGGCTTTAATTTAAGCTAAAGGCGGATTTTCTCCGCCTTTAGTTTTTTTAAAGCCATTCTCTTTCCATATAATGCGTATGCAACAATTGATGTGATTTTTCGCTTCCGGGCTTTCCTAAATATTCGTTGTATAGTCTAACAATTGATGGATTTTCATGGGACTTTCGAATTATCTTTGATTTGTCAACAACATTTAATGCCTCGATTCTCTTTTTAATCACGTTGAAATCACCATGATGGTACGGTTGTCCACCGCCTCCCACACAACCCCCTGGACAAGCCATAATTTCGATTAAATGAAATTCTATCTTTCCCGATTGGACGTCTTCCAAGAGTTTTCGTGCGTTACCCAGGCCATAAGCAACTCCAACTCTTAATTTTTTACCATTAATTTCAACTTCTGCAACTCTTAGAGACTCATATCCATGAAGCTGCTCAAATTCTACTTCTTTTAGTTCATTCCCGGTTATCCATTCATAAGCGGTTCTTAAAGCCGCCTCTGCAACTCCTCCTGTTCTACCAAAGATAGCCGCAGCACCGGTGGATTCTCCTAAAGGACTATCATACTCCCTTTCTGGGACAGCTTTGAAATTAATTCCTGCTTCTTTGATCATTTTTGCCAGTTCTCTGGTAGTCAATACATAATCAACATCTCTGTATTCAGGTGATGCATTTATTTCTTCTCTGGCTGCTTCGTACT
This Petrotoga mexicana DSM 14811 DNA region includes the following protein-coding sequences:
- a CDS encoding alpha-mannosidase, which translates into the protein PFLLYSLKNSYNFLQEELKKLRNFKMDSPKVVLTGHSHIDMAWLWTVLHTREKAQRTFSTVLNLMQEYPEYIFMHSSPALYKFLKNDYPELYEKVKGKIKEGRWEATGGMWIESDSNISPGEFLIRQILFGKRFLKEELGVDSKVVWLPDAFGYTYALPQIIKKSGMKYFATTKISWNEINKFPYDTFWWKGIDGTKILSHFITTPDKNNYFYTYNGMVEPFTIKGIWDNYKQKDINDELLLVFGWGDGGGGPTYEMLENYQAIKEIPGLPQVEMGRVEDYFEKLEERIRDKNVPVWDDELYFELHRGTYTSQAFVKRENRKSEILYHNAELLNSMALKLFKDFQYPKNSLNEGWELLLLNQFHDILPGSSIREVYEDARRDFEKIKGIANKEIERAISMISKEIKSEEDSLVLFNTTPFERDEIVELENGKKTLVRGIPSFGYKSIKVSNLEQKQIDEKMIVKENYIENRYYIIEFNEKGQIKRLYDKENKREVLEEGKLGNVLQTFEDKPYFFDAWDISPYFNEKMKEVTDLIEVKVVEENPLKGVLKFSWRFYDSIIEQKVIVYNHTRRIDFDTHVDWKEKQVLLKTAFPVNVRSTKATYNIQFGNIERSTTNNTSWDIAKFEVPTQKWADLSEANYGVSILNDCKHGYDIKENVMRLTLLRSPIEPDETADRTEHVFIYSLLPHAGTWRDSQVIQEAYKLNYPVIVKKIEKNEEGSFPDNFSFIKVNDSDVVIETVKKAEDDDSVLVRLFEDKGSRKKEVEIDFFRSIKKAVECNLIEEAEKETAFKDNKIVFNITPYEIKTFKVWL
- a CDS encoding [Fe-Fe] hydrogenase large subunit C-terminal domain-containing protein, producing the protein LYLFFTPFVKYLINHFYYTAFPDLLEMPSSAKSPQQMFGAIAKSYYAQKNNIDPKKMTVVSIMPCLAKKYEAAREEINASPEYRDVDYVLTTRELAKMIKEAGINFKAVPEREYDSPLGESTGAAAIFGRTGGVAEAALRTAYEWITGNELKEVEFEQLHGYESLRVAEVEINGKKLRVGVAYGLGNARKLLEDVQSGKIEFHLIEIMACPGGCVGGGGQPYHHGDFNVIKKRIEALNVVDKSKIIRKSHENPSIVRLYNEYLGKPGSEKSHQLLHTHYMEREWL